The following are encoded in a window of Plasmodium vivax chromosome 10, whole genome shotgun sequence genomic DNA:
- a CDS encoding 60S ribosomal protein L12, putative (encoded by transcript PVX_080400A) yields the protein MAKRPDPNEIKYVYIRQVGGEVGASSVLSPKLGPLGLSPKKIGDDIAKETQSWKGLKICVKLTIQNRQAKIEVVPTSASLVLKELNEAPRDRKKVKNIKHNGNLKIDQVYSIARIMKDKSRAKEFKGTVKEILGTCNSIGCTVDGKKPTTVQEMIDSGEIDVPDC from the coding sequence TCTACATCCGACAGGTCGGAGGCGAAGTGGGAGCCTCTTCAGTGCTGTCCCCCAAGCTAGGTCCCCTTGGATtgtcccccaaaaaaatCGGTGATGATATAGCGAAAGAAACGCAGTCATGGAAGGGGCTAAAAATTTGCGTAAAACTAACCATACAAAATAGGCAAGCGAAGATAGAAGTGGTGCCAACGTCAGCCTCGCTGGTGCTAAAGGAATTGAATGAAGCTCCTAGGGATAGgaagaaagtgaaaaatattaaacacaatggaaatttaaaaattgatcaaGTGTACTCTATTGCAAGAATTATGAAGGATAAATCGAGGGCCAAAGAATTCAAAGGGACTGTAAAAGAAATTCTAGGCACTTGTAACTCCATTGGTTGTACCGTCGATGGGAAGAAGCCAACCACCGTCCAGGAGATGATTGACTCTGGGGAGATCGACGTGCCAGACTGTTAA